A DNA window from Undibacterium sp. YM2 contains the following coding sequences:
- a CDS encoding molybdopterin-binding protein — protein sequence MAIGLIIVGDEILSGKREDKHMTKVIALLKARGMQLDWVEYIGDNRERITSTLKRSFASGDVVFSTGGIGATPDDHTRQCAAAALDLPVVLHPEAKLLIQERIMDIAKEKGEVADLTTPDHLHRLKMGEFPLGADIIPNPFNKIAGFSIRNHFFVPGFPVMAWPMLEWVLDTYFTHLFNQHAQFEQSVLVYEMAESIVTPLMEKLEADFPLIKVFSLPSVGSETERRHIELGVKGDEQQVPVAYQKMLEGLQQLKAEYIPTPAKPA from the coding sequence GTGGCAATCGGTCTGATTATCGTTGGCGATGAGATTTTATCTGGCAAACGCGAAGACAAGCACATGACCAAAGTCATCGCCTTGCTGAAGGCGCGTGGCATGCAGCTTGACTGGGTTGAGTATATAGGCGACAACCGCGAGCGCATTACATCGACTCTGAAGCGCAGCTTTGCCAGTGGTGACGTGGTGTTTTCTACCGGTGGCATAGGTGCGACACCAGACGACCATACCCGTCAATGCGCGGCAGCGGCGCTGGATTTACCTGTCGTTCTGCATCCAGAAGCCAAACTGCTGATACAGGAACGCATCATGGATATCGCCAAAGAAAAAGGCGAAGTGGCCGACCTGACGACGCCTGACCATTTACACAGGTTGAAGATGGGCGAGTTCCCGCTTGGGGCCGATATCATCCCCAATCCATTCAACAAGATCGCCGGTTTTTCCATACGTAACCACTTCTTTGTTCCCGGCTTTCCGGTCATGGCCTGGCCGATGTTGGAGTGGGTGCTGGATACCTATTTTACTCACCTGTTCAATCAGCATGCACAGTTTGAACAATCAGTACTGGTGTATGAAATGGCTGAATCCATTGTCACACCTCTGATGGAGAAACTGGAAGCCGATTTCCCGCTGATCAAAGTTTTTAGCCTGCCCAGTGTTGGTAGTGAAACTGAACGCAGGCATATAGAACTGGGCGTTAAGGGCGACGAGCAGCAAGTACCAGTGGCCTATCAAAAAATGCTGGAAGGCTTGCAGCAACTGAAAGCCGAATACATTCCCACGCCTGCCAAGCCTGCCTGA
- a CDS encoding TAXI family TRAP transporter solute-binding subunit: MQKIKFTLFNLRDLLVAFGPITLMVVIVCGVGYWLVDPAPPRVIDISSGQENGSYERFAKRYAQELQKNQITLRQQVSQGSEENLSRISDPDSEIEVGFVRSGSSDEAQAHERGLISLGSLFYEPIWVFYRSPKEVTTISQFKGKTVNVGPDGNGVAKLFSQILSVNGMSEEDVSIQKLADTPGTAALLDGKVDVLIFSSASDSPLVQMLLLTPGIRLFDFVQAEAYTRRFPFLSHVVLPRGIVDIGKDIPARDYHLIAPTATLVAHESLHPALMGLLLQAAHRIHSGADWFSRQGEFPSDKYTEIPVAHEAEKFYKNGPPVLQRYLSFWIANFIERMWVVIVALGALFLPLSKIIPPLYVWRIRSRIYRWYGQLRLVEQAIEEVAAEDRHGVAEKQLRYLDEIEEKVNRITIPLSYAEELYGLRSHIAFVRSRVQAMLAASMGQATQ; the protein is encoded by the coding sequence ATGCAAAAGATCAAATTCACCCTCTTCAATCTGCGTGATCTGCTGGTCGCATTTGGCCCGATCACGCTGATGGTGGTGATAGTCTGTGGCGTTGGTTACTGGCTGGTAGATCCAGCACCACCGCGTGTGATCGATATTTCCAGCGGGCAGGAAAATGGTTCTTATGAGCGCTTTGCAAAACGCTATGCGCAAGAACTGCAAAAAAACCAGATCACCCTACGCCAGCAAGTGTCGCAAGGATCAGAAGAAAACCTGAGCCGCATCAGTGACCCTGATTCTGAAATTGAAGTTGGCTTTGTGCGCAGTGGTTCGAGTGATGAAGCACAGGCGCATGAACGTGGCCTGATCTCACTGGGTAGCCTGTTTTATGAGCCCATCTGGGTGTTTTACCGCAGCCCCAAAGAAGTCACCACGATTAGCCAGTTCAAGGGCAAGACTGTCAATGTGGGCCCTGATGGTAACGGCGTCGCCAAACTGTTCAGCCAGATTTTAAGTGTCAATGGCATGTCAGAAGAAGATGTCAGCATACAAAAACTGGCTGATACGCCGGGCACGGCTGCTTTACTGGATGGCAAGGTTGATGTATTGATTTTCAGCTCTGCCAGTGATTCGCCGCTGGTGCAGATGTTATTGCTGACTCCCGGCATACGCCTGTTTGATTTCGTCCAGGCAGAGGCGTATACAAGGCGTTTCCCCTTCTTGTCGCATGTCGTACTGCCGCGCGGTATTGTCGATATAGGTAAGGATATTCCTGCCCGTGATTATCATTTGATTGCACCAACAGCGACCCTGGTCGCCCATGAAAGCCTGCATCCGGCCCTGATGGGTTTGTTGCTGCAAGCCGCGCACAGGATACATAGCGGTGCAGACTGGTTCAGCCGTCAGGGTGAGTTCCCCTCCGATAAATATACTGAAATACCAGTAGCACATGAGGCTGAAAAATTCTATAAAAACGGCCCGCCCGTGTTGCAGCGTTACCTGAGCTTCTGGATTGCCAATTTCATAGAACGCATGTGGGTCGTCATCGTCGCCCTCGGTGCCTTGTTCCTGCCGCTGTCAAAGATCATCCCGCCCTTGTACGTCTGGCGCATACGCTCACGCATTTACCGCTGGTATGGACAATTGCGGCTGGTAGAGCAGGCGATAGAAGAAGTCGCAGCAGAAGACAGGCATGGCGTTGCAGAGAAACAGTTGCGCTATCTCGATGAGATAGAAGAAAAAGTCAATCGCATCACCATACCCTTGTCTTATGCCGAGGAATTATATGGCTTGCGCAGCCATATCGCTTTTGTACGATCAAGGGTGCAGGCGATGCTGGCTGCATCCATGGGGCAGGCGACGCAGTAA
- a CDS encoding acetamidase/formamidase family protein — protein MLRYAMLLIFLAPCLATAADEEHWLLQVDRWGNRSYQTLSLTVNGSSISGKLDGDQLLGTRSAKGIAFTVTDADKAKYSYVGTVSKDAMQGTADFPDTNNPQARAVHTFSARRIPDRPAGAARKYDFQPTDYSNEFDPHRLPVLTVWPGDTVHTKTIDSGGVDENGVTKALYGNPQTGPFFVGTAEPGDTLVIHLKRLRLNRDYADSLDSIVGRAMGTALAAKATNLGKAIRWKLDRERGLASPETPTEGLRNLSLPVRPMLGGLAVAPGNGSPPISTGDTGRFGGNMDFNEVVEGNTVYLTVQQPGALLYLGDAHALQGDGETSQYALETSMDVEFTVDVIKGKSVNTPRVESPTQIMVLGQAGSLDDALRAATGGMVQWLQQDYGLSLSECAQILGSAIHFSIPNLAGRSVGVAAKLDKTVLANLRRQ, from the coding sequence ATGCTGCGATACGCGATGTTATTGATCTTTCTTGCCCCCTGTCTGGCGACTGCAGCAGATGAAGAGCATTGGCTATTGCAAGTTGATAGATGGGGTAACCGTTCTTATCAGACCTTGAGCCTGACAGTAAATGGCAGCAGCATCAGCGGCAAGCTCGATGGTGACCAGCTTCTTGGTACGCGCTCCGCCAAAGGCATAGCGTTCACGGTAACGGATGCTGACAAGGCCAAGTATTCCTATGTCGGCACAGTCAGCAAAGATGCCATGCAGGGCACGGCTGATTTTCCTGATACAAATAACCCGCAGGCAAGAGCCGTACACACATTCAGTGCACGCAGGATACCTGATCGCCCTGCCGGAGCGGCACGAAAATACGATTTCCAGCCTACGGATTATTCCAATGAATTCGACCCGCACCGTCTGCCAGTGCTGACGGTCTGGCCAGGCGATACGGTGCATACCAAGACCATAGACTCTGGCGGCGTCGATGAAAATGGTGTCACCAAAGCCTTGTATGGCAATCCACAGACTGGTCCGTTTTTTGTCGGTACTGCCGAGCCGGGTGATACGCTGGTCATCCATCTTAAACGCTTGCGCCTGAACCGTGATTATGCCGACAGCCTTGACAGTATCGTCGGCAGGGCAATGGGTACTGCACTCGCAGCCAAAGCCACAAATCTTGGCAAGGCCATACGCTGGAAGCTGGATAGGGAACGCGGTCTGGCAAGTCCTGAGACGCCAACAGAAGGCTTGCGTAATTTGAGTTTGCCAGTGCGCCCCATGCTGGGTGGGCTGGCGGTTGCGCCGGGCAATGGTTCGCCACCTATATCTACAGGTGACACTGGCCGCTTTGGCGGCAATATGGATTTTAATGAGGTCGTTGAAGGTAATACCGTCTATCTGACTGTGCAGCAACCCGGTGCCTTGCTCTATCTGGGCGATGCACATGCCTTGCAGGGAGATGGCGAGACTTCGCAATATGCATTGGAAACATCCATGGACGTGGAATTTACCGTCGATGTCATTAAAGGGAAATCTGTCAATACACCAAGAGTAGAGTCGCCAACGCAGATCATGGTGCTGGGCCAGGCCGGTTCACTGGATGATGCCCTGCGGGCAGCAACTGGCGGTATGGTGCAGTGGCTGCAGCAGGATTACGGGCTCAGCCTGTCGGAGTGTGCGCAGATTTTGGGTAGCGCAATTCATTTCAGTATTCCCAATCTGGCGGGGCGCAGCGTCGGTGTGGCAGCAAAACTCGACAAGACTGTGCTGGCAAACCTGCGCCGTCAATAA
- a CDS encoding helix-turn-helix domain-containing protein: MCRTEAKPLPLINPEHANADGGAIAYAVTSKAHARMTPEHSHARGQLLAATTGVLVLEAEQQHLLVPQGYAIWLPPFIPHALRTSHLFNGWSAYLAPSEVLPAKTQVFQVSGLLREAVLRAASWGISDQLSAAQERVLAVIVDEVASLPPQDFVLAMPTDRRLVKIAGALLENPGDPRPMQDWATWAGIAPRSMTRHFADETGMSFSDWRQRARLMRALELLAAGTAVTNIALELDYDSLSAFIAMFKRHFGVPPSQFLAGNQ, translated from the coding sequence ATGTGTCGAACTGAGGCCAAGCCCTTACCCCTGATCAATCCCGAGCACGCCAACGCGGATGGCGGGGCGATTGCCTACGCTGTCACCAGCAAGGCCCATGCGAGGATGACGCCAGAACACAGCCATGCCCGCGGTCAGTTGCTGGCCGCAACGACAGGTGTGCTGGTGCTCGAAGCAGAACAGCAGCATCTGCTTGTGCCTCAGGGCTATGCCATCTGGCTGCCACCGTTTATCCCTCATGCCTTACGTACCAGCCATTTGTTCAATGGCTGGAGTGCCTATCTTGCCCCTTCAGAAGTGTTGCCTGCCAAAACCCAGGTGTTTCAAGTATCCGGTTTATTGCGTGAAGCAGTTTTGCGTGCTGCAAGCTGGGGTATCAGCGATCAGTTGAGTGCAGCTCAAGAGCGTGTACTGGCCGTCATTGTCGATGAAGTAGCGAGTTTGCCCCCTCAGGATTTTGTACTCGCCATGCCCACCGACCGCCGCCTCGTCAAAATCGCCGGTGCATTATTGGAAAATCCTGGCGACCCGCGCCCCATGCAAGACTGGGCGACCTGGGCAGGCATTGCGCCGCGCAGCATGACCCGCCATTTTGCTGATGAAACGGGCATGAGTTTTTCTGACTGGCGGCAACGCGCCAGACTCATGCGGGCGCTGGAATTACTGGCTGCAGGGACAGCAGTAACCAACATTGCACTTGAACTCGATTACGATAGTCTAAGCGCCTTTATCGCCATGTTCAAGCGACACTTTGGTGTGCCACCGAGCCAGTTTTTGGCTGGCAATCAATGA
- a CDS encoding type II toxin-antitoxin system RatA family toxin, giving the protein MLIKHEFEVRASAKYLFDLTQDYTLRQEWDTLTTESYLLNAKQAAIGAQARCIDGNGLAMDIEYVSYKPNEVAAVKMVSGPYIFDQFAGGWHFKALSDGLTRVRFSYNITAKPRWLSWLLTPILCLKFKRETEKRIVALTAYAERQFAVLPPAHPVAS; this is encoded by the coding sequence ATGCTGATCAAACACGAATTTGAAGTCAGGGCCAGTGCCAAGTATCTGTTTGACCTGACCCAGGATTACACGCTCAGGCAAGAATGGGATACCTTGACTACCGAGTCCTATTTGCTGAATGCAAAACAGGCCGCGATAGGTGCGCAGGCCCGCTGCATAGACGGCAATGGCCTGGCGATGGATATTGAATATGTGTCGTATAAGCCAAATGAAGTGGCCGCCGTCAAGATGGTCAGCGGCCCCTATATTTTTGATCAGTTTGCTGGTGGCTGGCATTTCAAGGCCTTGTCTGACGGGCTGACCCGTGTGCGCTTCTCGTATAACATCACGGCCAAACCACGCTGGCTGTCATGGTTGTTGACGCCTATCTTGTGTCTGAAATTCAAACGCGAGACAGAAAAGCGCATCGTCGCACTGACAGCCTATGCAGAGCGGCAATTTGCTGTCTTGCCGCCCGCGCATCCTGTTGCTTCATAA
- a CDS encoding response regulator transcription factor, protein MLPHVSNSMNPATTVLLVEDDPMIARTLSMGLRYEGFELSHTGSIAIAMQLLEQQAFELILLDVGLPDGDGISLCRALRALHPATPILMLSARTDESAVVASMEGGADDYIRKPCGLRELSARMRRLLVRAQPAREPRAVISFGDIEMDVQRRNVSARGVALQLGKKEYDVLMLLVRANGDAITREQILSQFEDSNIIYDRTIDSHLSHLRRKLKDAGATERIVAIYGIGYKLEHA, encoded by the coding sequence TTGTTACCACATGTTTCAAACTCCATGAATCCTGCCACTACCGTCCTGCTAGTAGAAGATGACCCCATGATCGCCCGCACCTTGAGCATGGGTTTGCGCTATGAGGGTTTTGAACTCAGCCATACAGGCAGCATTGCTATCGCCATGCAGTTACTGGAGCAGCAGGCGTTTGAGCTGATATTGCTGGATGTGGGCCTGCCTGATGGTGACGGTATCAGCCTGTGTAGGGCATTGCGCGCATTGCACCCTGCAACACCGATATTGATGTTGTCTGCCAGGACCGATGAAAGCGCCGTGGTCGCCAGCATGGAAGGCGGTGCCGACGATTACATACGCAAGCCCTGTGGGCTGCGGGAACTTAGTGCCCGTATGCGCCGTCTATTGGTCAGGGCACAGCCAGCCAGGGAGCCAAGGGCGGTCATCAGTTTTGGTGATATTGAGATGGATGTACAGCGCCGCAATGTCAGTGCCAGAGGAGTAGCGCTACAATTGGGCAAGAAAGAATATGATGTGCTGATGTTGCTGGTACGTGCCAATGGTGACGCTATCACCCGTGAGCAGATACTGAGTCAGTTTGAGGACAGTAATATCATTTACGACCGTACCATCGATTCCCACCTTAGCCATTTGCGCCGTAAATTAAAGGATGCCGGTGCGACTGAGCGTATCGTCGCCATTTATGGCATAGGTTATAAACTGGAGCATGCATGA